The following proteins are encoded in a genomic region of Mycolicibacterium confluentis:
- the serB gene encoding phosphoserine phosphatase SerB, which produces MTVSPGSGKVSVLITVTGGDQPGVTSALFEVLSAHGVELLNVEQVVIRGRLTLGVLVSGPTDLSNDAAFRADVEAAIHGVGLDVTIEHSVDAPIIRQPSTHTIVVLGRPITAQAFGVLAREGAVLGVNIDTIRGISDYPVTGLELRVSVPPGAVGALKTALARVSVDEGVDVAVEDYTLDRRAKRLIVFDVDSTLIQGEVIEMLAARAGAEAKVAQITEAAMRGELDFEESLRERVSTLAGLPAEVVDEVAEQLELTPGARTTIRTLRRLGFHCGVVSGGFRQVIEPLAEELMLDYVAANHLEIVDGRLTGRVVGQIIDRPGKAKALRDFASQVGVPMEQTVAVGDGANDIDMLSAAGLGVAFNAKPALREVADTSLSYPYLDTVLFILGVTRGEIEAADAIDGMVRRVEIPPVD; this is translated from the coding sequence ATGACCGTGTCCCCTGGTTCGGGGAAGGTGTCTGTCCTCATCACCGTCACCGGTGGTGACCAGCCCGGCGTGACCTCGGCGCTGTTCGAGGTGCTGTCCGCCCACGGCGTGGAGCTCCTCAACGTCGAGCAGGTGGTCATCCGTGGCCGGCTGACGCTCGGGGTGCTGGTGTCCGGGCCGACGGATCTCTCCAACGATGCGGCCTTCCGCGCCGACGTCGAGGCGGCGATCCACGGTGTCGGCCTGGACGTGACGATCGAGCACAGCGTCGACGCCCCGATCATCCGTCAACCGTCGACCCACACGATCGTCGTTCTGGGCCGGCCGATCACCGCGCAGGCGTTCGGCGTGCTGGCCCGCGAGGGTGCTGTGCTGGGCGTCAACATCGACACCATCCGCGGCATCTCCGACTACCCGGTCACCGGGCTGGAACTGCGTGTCTCGGTGCCGCCGGGCGCCGTCGGCGCGCTGAAGACCGCGCTGGCCCGAGTGTCTGTGGACGAGGGCGTCGACGTCGCCGTCGAGGACTACACGCTCGACCGACGGGCCAAACGGCTGATCGTCTTCGATGTGGACTCAACCCTGATCCAGGGTGAGGTCATCGAGATGCTGGCCGCCCGAGCCGGTGCGGAGGCCAAGGTCGCCCAGATCACCGAGGCGGCGATGCGCGGCGAACTGGACTTCGAGGAGTCCCTGCGTGAGCGGGTGTCGACGCTGGCGGGCCTGCCCGCCGAGGTCGTCGACGAGGTGGCCGAACAGCTTGAGCTGACGCCGGGGGCGCGGACCACGATCCGGACCCTGCGTCGCCTCGGTTTCCACTGCGGCGTGGTGTCCGGCGGATTCCGTCAGGTCATCGAACCGCTGGCCGAGGAACTCATGCTCGACTACGTCGCGGCCAATCACCTCGAGATCGTCGACGGCAGGCTCACGGGCCGGGTGGTCGGCCAGATCATCGACCGCCCCGGCAAGGCGAAGGCGCTGCGGGACTTCGCGAGTCAGGTCGGGGTGCCCATGGAGCAGACGGTGGCCGTCGGCGACGGCGCCAACGACATCGACATGCTGTCGGCTGCGGGCCTGGGTGTGGCGTTCAACGCCAAGCCTGCGTTGCGCGAGGTGGCCGACACGTCGCTGAGTTACCCGTATCTGGACACCGTGCTGTTCATCCTGGGCGTCACGCGCGGTGAGATCGAGGCCGCCGACGCCATCGACGGTATGGTGCGACGGGTCGAGATCCCGCCGGTGGACTGA
- a CDS encoding DUF3349 domain-containing protein has translation MANLLTRVIEWLRAGYPEGVPGPDRVPLLALLRDTPLTEEQIHEVVFKIAEASAPADVADPITPERIDAYIAEVAHYDAGPESVRRVAARLAAAGWPLAGLDDVVDADDDAEEPTT, from the coding sequence GTGGCGAACCTTCTGACCCGTGTCATCGAATGGCTGCGGGCCGGCTACCCCGAGGGGGTGCCCGGTCCGGACCGAGTGCCGCTTCTGGCGCTGCTGCGCGACACACCGTTGACCGAGGAGCAGATCCACGAGGTGGTGTTCAAGATCGCCGAGGCCTCGGCGCCGGCCGACGTCGCCGACCCCATCACGCCGGAGCGCATCGACGCCTACATCGCCGAGGTCGCCCATTACGACGCGGGCCCCGAGAGCGTTCGCCGCGTCGCCGCGAGGCTGGCCGCGGCGGGATGGCCGCTGGCCGGCCTGGACGACGTGGTCGACGCCGACGACGACGCCGAGGAGCCGACGACCTAG
- the ctaD gene encoding aa3-type cytochrome oxidase subunit I: protein MTAEAPPLRELEATRPYKERMGPKGNLIYKLITTTDHKLIGIMYCVVCFIFFFIGGLMALLMRTELALPGLQFLSNEQFNQLFTMHGTVMLLFYATPIVFGFANLVLPLQIGAPDVAFPRLNAFSFWLFLFGAMIATAGFITPGGAADFGWTAYSPLTDAIHSPGAGADLWIMGLAVGGLGTILGGVNMITTVVCMRAPGMTMFRMPIFTWNILVTSILVLLAFPLLTAALFGLAADRHLGAHVYDPANGGVLLWQHLFWFFGHPEVYIIALPFFGIVSEIFPVFSRKPIFGYTTLIYATLAIAALSIAVWAHHMYATGAVLLPFFSFMTFLIAVPTGIKFFNWIGTMWKGQLTFESPMLFSVGFIITFLLGGLSGVLLASPPLDFHVTDSYFVVAHFHYVLFGTIVFATYAGIYFWFPKMTGRMLDERLAKLHFWLTFIGFHTTFLVQHWLGDEGMPRRYADYLPMDNFTNLNVVSTIGAFILGISTIPFVWNVFKSWRYGEVVTVDDPWGYGNSLEWATSCPPPRHNFTELPRIRSERPAFELHYPHMVERMRAEAHVGRAHGPADGDVTRLDGENVRT, encoded by the coding sequence TTGACCGCCGAAGCGCCCCCGTTGCGAGAACTCGAGGCGACGCGCCCCTATAAGGAGCGCATGGGCCCCAAGGGCAACCTGATCTACAAGCTCATCACGACGACCGATCACAAGCTGATCGGAATCATGTACTGCGTCGTGTGCTTCATCTTCTTCTTCATCGGCGGCCTGATGGCTCTGCTGATGCGGACCGAGCTTGCCCTGCCCGGGCTCCAGTTCCTGTCGAACGAGCAGTTCAACCAGCTGTTCACCATGCACGGCACGGTGATGCTGCTGTTCTACGCGACGCCCATCGTGTTCGGTTTCGCGAACCTGGTGCTGCCGCTGCAGATCGGCGCCCCCGACGTGGCGTTCCCGCGTCTGAACGCGTTCTCGTTCTGGCTGTTCCTGTTCGGCGCGATGATCGCGACCGCCGGCTTCATCACCCCGGGTGGCGCGGCCGACTTCGGTTGGACCGCCTACTCGCCGCTGACCGACGCCATCCACTCCCCGGGTGCCGGTGCCGACCTGTGGATCATGGGCCTGGCCGTCGGTGGTCTGGGCACCATCCTCGGTGGCGTCAACATGATCACCACCGTGGTCTGCATGCGCGCCCCGGGTATGACGATGTTCCGGATGCCGATCTTCACCTGGAACATCCTGGTGACCTCGATCCTGGTGCTGCTGGCGTTCCCGCTGCTGACCGCCGCACTGTTCGGCCTGGCGGCCGACCGTCACCTCGGCGCGCACGTCTATGACCCCGCCAACGGCGGTGTGCTGTTGTGGCAGCACCTGTTCTGGTTCTTCGGGCACCCCGAGGTGTACATCATCGCGCTGCCGTTCTTCGGCATCGTGTCGGAGATCTTCCCGGTGTTCAGCCGCAAGCCGATCTTCGGTTACACCACGCTGATCTACGCGACGCTGGCCATCGCGGCCCTGTCGATCGCGGTGTGGGCGCACCACATGTACGCCACGGGCGCCGTGCTGCTGCCGTTCTTCTCCTTCATGACGTTCCTGATCGCGGTGCCCACGGGTATCAAGTTCTTCAACTGGATCGGCACGATGTGGAAGGGACAGTTGACTTTCGAGTCACCAATGCTGTTCTCCGTCGGCTTCATCATCACGTTCCTGCTCGGTGGCCTGTCCGGCGTGCTGCTGGCCAGCCCGCCGCTGGACTTCCACGTCACCGACAGCTACTTCGTGGTCGCGCACTTCCACTACGTGCTCTTCGGCACGATCGTGTTCGCCACCTACGCCGGCATCTACTTCTGGTTCCCGAAGATGACGGGCCGCATGCTCGACGAGCGCCTGGCCAAGCTGCACTTCTGGCTGACGTTCATCGGCTTCCACACCACGTTCCTGGTGCAGCACTGGCTGGGTGACGAGGGCATGCCGCGTCGCTACGCCGACTACCTGCCCATGGACAACTTCACCAACCTCAACGTGGTGTCGACCATCGGTGCGTTCATCCTCGGCATCTCGACCATCCCGTTCGTGTGGAACGTGTTCAAGAGTTGGCGCTACGGCGAGGTCGTCACGGTTGACGATCCGTGGGGCTACGGCAACTCGCTCGAGTGGGCCACCAGCTGCCCGCCGCCGCGACACAACTTCACCGAGCTGCCGCGGATCCGTTCGGAGCGTCCGGCGTTCGAGCTGCACTACCCGCACATGGTGGAGCGGATGCGCGCCGAGGCGCACGTGGGTCGCGCCCACGGGCCGGCCGACGGTGACGTCACCCGGCTCGACGGCGAGAACGTTCGCACCTAA
- a CDS encoding YciI family protein, protein MFHVLTLTYTQPLEEVDKVRPDHLAWIESEIKAGRLLLAGRQESQKGGILITADIDTSAADELIAADPYALAGLVEYERVGFNAGLRAPGL, encoded by the coding sequence ATGTTCCACGTCCTGACCCTGACCTACACGCAGCCGCTGGAGGAGGTCGACAAGGTCCGGCCCGACCACCTCGCGTGGATCGAAAGTGAGATCAAGGCCGGCCGACTGCTGTTGGCCGGACGTCAGGAGTCGCAGAAGGGCGGCATCCTCATCACCGCGGACATCGACACCTCCGCCGCCGACGAACTGATTGCCGCCGATCCCTATGCACTGGCCGGCCTGGTCGAATACGAGCGCGTCGGGTTCAACGCGGGCCTGCGCGCGCCCGGCCTCTGA
- a CDS encoding cupin domain-containing protein, translating into MTAALSRSTHSVSLHDGEIVEESELGSMRRVTVDNLPILKRLSIKRLVLNPGAMRTPHWHANANELTYCVAGTALVSVLDNGSRFSSFVVTAGQMFHIDSGSLHHIENIGAGVAEFIIAFRSERPEDFGFGATLGAFSDAVLGNTYDLPAADFAQIRRDTTDHKLAARVGAPDISASAYFEDPHRFDVEAQPAGLTYAYGNARFARDQFWSTLKDISMYSLRVSEDGMREPHWHPVTAEMGYVQHGDARMTIMNPDGTLDTWNMTAGDMYFIPRAYPHHIENIGSDEWHFLIFFDQPFPADIGYRASASAYSREVLAAAFDTHIDDLPNFPLTTADPLIVPRRNPVDH; encoded by the coding sequence ATGACTGCAGCCCTGTCCCGCTCCACACACTCCGTCTCACTGCACGATGGTGAGATCGTCGAGGAGTCCGAACTGGGCTCGATGCGCCGGGTCACCGTGGACAACCTGCCGATCCTGAAACGGCTCTCGATCAAAAGGCTTGTGCTGAATCCCGGGGCCATGCGCACTCCGCACTGGCACGCCAACGCCAACGAACTCACCTACTGTGTCGCGGGCACCGCGTTGGTGTCGGTGCTCGACAACGGCAGCAGGTTCTCCAGCTTCGTCGTCACGGCCGGGCAGATGTTCCACATCGACTCAGGTTCGCTGCACCACATCGAGAACATCGGCGCGGGCGTCGCCGAGTTCATCATCGCCTTCCGCAGTGAACGTCCCGAAGACTTCGGCTTCGGCGCCACATTGGGTGCGTTCAGCGATGCCGTGCTGGGCAACACCTATGACCTGCCCGCCGCGGACTTCGCCCAGATCCGCCGCGACACCACCGACCACAAGTTGGCCGCCCGGGTCGGCGCCCCCGACATCTCGGCGTCGGCGTATTTCGAGGACCCGCACAGGTTCGACGTCGAGGCCCAACCCGCGGGCCTGACCTATGCGTACGGCAACGCCCGATTCGCCCGCGACCAGTTCTGGTCCACACTGAAGGACATCTCGATGTACTCGCTGCGCGTCTCCGAAGACGGTATGCGCGAACCACACTGGCATCCGGTGACCGCCGAGATGGGCTACGTGCAGCACGGTGACGCGCGCATGACGATCATGAATCCCGATGGCACGCTTGACACTTGGAACATGACGGCGGGCGACATGTATTTCATTCCGCGCGCCTATCCGCACCACATCGAGAACATCGGAAGCGACGAGTGGCACTTCCTGATCTTCTTCGACCAACCGTTCCCCGCCGACATCGGCTACAGGGCTTCCGCGAGTGCGTATTCGCGTGAAGTCCTGGCCGCGGCGTTCGACACCCACATCGATGATCTGCCGAACTTCCCGCTCACAACGGCAGATCCGCTGATCGTGCCCCGGCGCAACCCCGTCGACCACTGA
- a CDS encoding response regulator — translation MGALQVVVADDDVLLREGLASLLSRSGFDVIGQAGDATELLSQVREAQPHLVLTDIRMPPDHNTEGLDAARIIRADYPDVGIVVLSAHIDVEHATELLAGGHGIGYLLKSRVTDVTDFIDTLQRVANGGSVVDPALVAELVSARRHNDPLAALSEREREVLSLMAEGLSNAGIGRRLWVTEGTVEKHVRSILTKLNLPETGDDHRRVRAVIMFLDAR, via the coding sequence ATGGGCGCTCTGCAGGTCGTCGTCGCCGACGACGACGTGTTGCTTCGGGAGGGCCTGGCCAGTCTGTTGAGCCGGTCCGGGTTCGACGTCATCGGCCAGGCCGGAGACGCGACCGAACTGCTGAGCCAGGTGCGCGAGGCGCAACCGCACCTGGTGCTCACCGACATTCGGATGCCACCCGACCACAACACCGAGGGTCTGGACGCCGCGCGCATCATCCGAGCGGACTACCCCGACGTCGGAATCGTCGTGCTCTCAGCGCATATCGACGTCGAGCACGCCACCGAACTCCTCGCGGGCGGGCACGGCATCGGCTATCTGCTCAAGAGTCGGGTCACCGACGTCACCGATTTCATCGACACCCTGCAGCGCGTCGCCAACGGTGGCTCGGTGGTCGATCCGGCGCTGGTGGCCGAACTCGTGTCGGCGCGCCGGCACAACGACCCACTGGCCGCGCTCAGCGAGCGCGAGCGTGAAGTGTTGTCGTTGATGGCAGAGGGCCTGTCCAATGCGGGTATCGGTCGGCGACTGTGGGTCACCGAAGGCACGGTCGAAAAGCATGTCCGCAGCATCCTGACGAAGCTGAACCTGCCGGAGACCGGCGACGATCACCGCCGGGTGCGGGCCGTGATCATGTTCCTCGACGCGCGCTGA
- a CDS encoding NAD(P)-dependent alcohol dehydrogenase yields the protein MTTTISAYAATSTTGPLSKTTIERREVGPHDVAFDIKFAGICHSDIHTVKGEWGKPNFPVVPGHEIAGVVTAVGSEVTKYKVGDHVGVGCFVDSCRECDNCHAGLQQYCTGTGMVGTYNAIDRDGTPTQGGYSTAIVVDENYVLRIPDSIPLDKAAPLLCAGITLFSPLRHWNAGPGKKVAVIGLGGLGHMGVKLAHAMGAHVTVLSQSLKKMEDGLRLGADEYYATADSDTFKKLAGKFDLIINTVSANLDMGLYLNLLAVDGTLVELGIPEHPMPIPVFPLASGRRSLSGSMIGGIPETQEMLDFCAEHDVTPEIEVIEASYINEAYERVLASDVRYRFVIDTSTI from the coding sequence ATGACCACGACAATTTCCGCTTACGCAGCCACCTCCACCACTGGGCCGTTGAGCAAGACCACGATCGAGCGTCGCGAGGTCGGACCGCACGATGTCGCCTTCGACATCAAGTTCGCCGGCATCTGCCACTCCGACATCCACACCGTCAAGGGTGAGTGGGGCAAGCCCAACTTCCCCGTCGTCCCCGGCCACGAGATTGCCGGCGTGGTGACCGCGGTCGGCTCCGAGGTCACCAAGTACAAGGTAGGCGACCATGTCGGCGTCGGATGTTTCGTCGACTCGTGCCGCGAGTGCGACAACTGCCACGCCGGTCTGCAGCAGTACTGCACCGGCACCGGCATGGTCGGCACCTACAACGCCATCGACCGTGACGGCACACCCACCCAGGGCGGCTACAGCACCGCGATCGTCGTCGACGAGAACTACGTGCTGCGCATCCCCGACTCGATCCCGCTCGACAAGGCCGCTCCCCTGCTGTGCGCCGGAATCACCCTCTTCTCGCCGCTGCGGCACTGGAACGCCGGCCCGGGCAAGAAGGTGGCCGTGATCGGCCTCGGCGGCCTCGGTCATATGGGCGTCAAGCTGGCCCACGCCATGGGTGCGCACGTCACGGTGCTCTCGCAGTCGCTGAAGAAGATGGAGGACGGCCTGCGCCTGGGCGCCGACGAGTACTACGCCACCGCCGACTCCGACACCTTCAAGAAGCTCGCGGGCAAGTTCGACCTGATCATCAACACGGTGTCGGCCAACCTCGACATGGGCCTCTACCTCAACCTGCTCGCCGTCGACGGCACGCTGGTCGAACTCGGCATTCCCGAGCACCCGATGCCGATTCCCGTGTTCCCGCTGGCCAGTGGGCGCCGCAGCCTGTCGGGATCGATGATCGGCGGCATCCCCGAGACGCAGGAGATGCTCGACTTCTGCGCCGAGCATGACGTGACCCCCGAGATCGAGGTCATCGAGGCGTCCTACATCAACGAGGCCTACGAACGGGTTCTCGCCAGCGACGTGCGGTACCGCTTCGTCATCGACACCTCGACCATCTAG
- a CDS encoding response regulator, which translates to MLSSATTAVRCLIVDDSAAFRDAAVTMLARGGITVVGTAQNGAEAVRQNTELRPDVALVDVDLGAESGFDVAEELSGVAVILISTHDEQDLIDLIADSSARGFLPKFALSPDAIRGVLSR; encoded by the coding sequence ATGTTGAGTTCGGCGACCACTGCCGTGCGCTGTCTGATCGTCGACGACAGCGCCGCCTTTCGCGATGCCGCCGTGACGATGTTGGCCCGGGGCGGCATCACGGTGGTCGGCACGGCCCAGAACGGTGCCGAGGCGGTGCGCCAGAACACCGAACTGCGACCCGATGTCGCGTTGGTGGACGTCGATCTGGGTGCCGAAAGCGGTTTCGACGTCGCCGAAGAGCTCTCCGGTGTCGCGGTCATCCTGATCTCCACGCATGACGAACAGGATTTGATCGATCTCATCGCGGACAGTTCGGCGCGCGGTTTCCTGCCCAAGTTCGCACTGTCGCCCGACGCGATCCGGGGGGTGCTGTCCCGTTGA
- a CDS encoding GAF domain-containing sensor histidine kinase — protein MNWRSVSQGLLAQLVRPNPRPLGWGIVVALGFIIAETLLVLALKQVAPDNAFGALLLLGVLVISAGWDVGLAVAMSLTSALLYVYFHLEGRGTLVPAVLVFLTLALLTNVLVGQARLRAAEAEARRREADALAAQQAALRRVATMVARGAAPDEVYPVAVKELAQSLGVDHVTLLRFEEPAHCVVLASTDRPGATKFIAGERFSLDGDSVTARIRAGGAAARIEDYHGAEGELAARLRQIGIRSAAGVPLVIDGAVRAALVAGSPASWALPAQAEAHIGDFADLISTAIANAETRAELTASRARIVAAADQARRGFERDLHDGAQQRIVSLGLALRAAQAGVPEDQDGLRGELTTIVDGLAGLYADLQELSRGIHPAILSKGGLAPAIKTLARRSPVPVELDVRVDGRLPEPVEVAAYYVIAESLTNAAKHAEAEFVTVAADLDEGVLRLSVIDDGVGGATPGGGSGLVGLRDRVEALSGQLQVSSVPGEGTTVTASIPVG, from the coding sequence GTGAACTGGCGATCGGTGTCACAAGGCCTGTTGGCGCAACTCGTTCGGCCCAACCCACGTCCGCTGGGCTGGGGAATCGTGGTCGCCCTCGGGTTCATCATCGCCGAGACCCTGTTGGTGCTGGCGCTCAAACAGGTCGCACCCGACAACGCCTTCGGCGCACTCCTGCTGCTCGGTGTGCTGGTGATCTCGGCGGGCTGGGATGTCGGGTTGGCGGTGGCGATGTCGCTGACCAGTGCCCTGCTCTACGTCTACTTCCACCTCGAGGGTCGGGGCACCCTCGTGCCCGCGGTGCTGGTGTTCCTCACGCTGGCGCTGCTGACCAATGTCCTTGTGGGACAGGCACGTCTTCGGGCCGCCGAGGCCGAGGCGCGTCGCCGCGAGGCCGACGCGCTGGCGGCCCAGCAGGCCGCGTTGCGCCGGGTGGCGACCATGGTGGCGCGCGGCGCCGCGCCCGACGAGGTGTATCCGGTGGCGGTGAAAGAACTCGCGCAGAGTCTGGGTGTCGACCATGTGACGCTGCTGCGTTTCGAGGAGCCCGCCCACTGTGTGGTGCTGGCCAGCACGGACCGCCCCGGCGCCACCAAGTTCATTGCTGGAGAGCGCTTTTCACTGGACGGCGACAGCGTCACGGCGCGTATCCGCGCCGGTGGGGCCGCCGCACGCATCGAGGACTACCACGGCGCCGAGGGTGAACTCGCGGCTCGACTGCGCCAGATCGGCATCCGCTCGGCGGCCGGCGTGCCGCTGGTGATCGACGGCGCAGTGCGGGCGGCCCTCGTCGCCGGGTCACCGGCCAGTTGGGCGCTGCCCGCTCAGGCCGAAGCCCATATCGGCGATTTTGCCGACCTGATCTCGACCGCGATCGCCAACGCCGAGACGCGCGCCGAGTTGACCGCCTCGCGGGCCCGCATCGTGGCGGCTGCCGATCAGGCGCGCCGCGGATTCGAACGCGATCTGCACGACGGCGCGCAGCAGCGCATCGTCTCGCTGGGGCTTGCACTGCGGGCCGCCCAAGCCGGCGTGCCTGAGGATCAGGACGGCCTGCGCGGCGAACTCACCACAATCGTCGACGGGTTGGCCGGCCTGTACGCCGATCTGCAGGAACTCTCGCGCGGCATCCATCCGGCGATCCTGTCCAAGGGCGGGTTGGCGCCGGCGATCAAGACGCTGGCCCGCCGCTCCCCCGTGCCCGTCGAACTCGACGTTCGCGTCGACGGCCGACTGCCCGAACCCGTCGAGGTGGCGGCGTACTACGTGATCGCCGAATCGCTGACCAATGCGGCCAAGCACGCCGAGGCCGAGTTCGTCACGGTGGCAGCCGACCTCGACGAGGGCGTGCTGCGGTTGTCGGTGATCGACGACGGAGTGGGTGGTGCGACCCCCGGCGGCGGCTCAGGCCTGGTGGGCCTGCGCGACCGCGTCGAGGCGCTGTCCGGTCAGCTTCAGGTCAGCAGTGTGCCGGGTGAGGGCACCACGGTGACCGCGAGCATTCCGGTGGGCTAG
- a CDS encoding iron-siderophore ABC transporter substrate-binding protein: MPIRAAYLLSTALLATLCAGCSSPQGQEPVPPSRSVITSTTKVAGAGVLGNHRRPDESCAPEPAPVDPGEPMRRVDSGTERGDVDVPADPQRIVVLSGDQLDVLCALGLQSRIVAAALPDGSETQPSYLGRVVLDVPPAGSRSTVDPAAISEARPDLILGSRALTPDAYGELAAIAPTVFTGDPGAGWRDTARRVGAATGRVGAADALVTSFDEDARQTGIANDATHFQASVVQFTENGVRVFGEENFPGSVLSVVGVDRPEAQRFTDKPFIEIATDDSDGADFGPVDADIVYVSFDSPAAKERGTAVMKGDAWRELSATRDNRVFVVNNEVWQTGQGPIAARGILDDLRWINAPIN; this comes from the coding sequence GTGCCGATCCGCGCCGCATATCTCCTGTCCACCGCGCTGCTGGCGACGCTCTGTGCAGGGTGTTCGTCCCCGCAGGGCCAAGAACCCGTCCCGCCGTCCCGCAGTGTGATCACGAGCACTACGAAGGTCGCGGGCGCGGGCGTGTTGGGCAACCACCGCAGGCCCGACGAGTCGTGCGCACCCGAACCCGCCCCGGTCGATCCGGGCGAGCCGATGCGACGGGTCGACAGCGGCACGGAGCGCGGTGACGTGGACGTGCCCGCCGACCCGCAGCGCATCGTCGTGCTCTCGGGTGACCAACTCGACGTGCTGTGCGCACTGGGCCTGCAGTCGCGCATCGTGGCGGCGGCGCTGCCCGACGGGTCCGAGACGCAGCCCTCCTATCTGGGCAGGGTCGTGCTCGACGTGCCGCCCGCGGGCTCACGCAGCACCGTGGATCCCGCCGCGATCTCCGAAGCCCGGCCGGACCTGATCCTCGGTTCGCGGGCCCTGACACCTGACGCGTACGGCGAGTTGGCGGCGATTGCACCCACGGTGTTCACCGGAGATCCCGGAGCGGGGTGGCGGGACACCGCTCGCCGGGTCGGTGCGGCCACAGGCCGGGTGGGCGCAGCGGACGCCCTGGTCACCTCGTTCGACGAGGATGCCCGCCAGACCGGAATCGCCAACGACGCAACACATTTCCAGGCTTCGGTGGTGCAGTTCACTGAGAACGGCGTGCGCGTGTTCGGCGAGGAGAACTTTCCGGGCAGCGTCCTGTCGGTCGTCGGCGTGGACCGCCCCGAGGCCCAGCGGTTCACTGACAAGCCGTTCATCGAGATCGCCACCGACGACTCCGACGGTGCCGACTTCGGCCCGGTCGACGCCGACATCGTCTACGTGTCGTTCGACTCCCCCGCCGCCAAGGAGCGCGGCACGGCGGTCATGAAGGGCGACGCCTGGCGCGAGCTTTCGGCCACCCGGGACAATAGGGTGTTCGTGGTCAACAACGAGGTGTGGCAGACCGGACAGGGGCCCATCGCGGCCCGCGGCATCCTCGACGACCTGCGCTGGATCAACGCCCCCATCAACTAG